From a region of the Gossypium raimondii isolate GPD5lz chromosome 10, ASM2569854v1, whole genome shotgun sequence genome:
- the LOC105776726 gene encoding acetolactate synthase 3, chloroplastic yields the protein MAAATSNSALPKLSTLTSSFKSSIPISKSSLPFSTTPQKPTPYRSFDVSCSLSHASSNPRSAAASVTQKTAPPHYFISRYADDEPRKGADILVEALEREGVKDVFAYPGGASMEIHQALTRSKIIRNVLPRHEQGGVFAAEGYARSSGIPGVCIATSGPGATNLVSGLADAMLDSIPLVAITGQVPRRMIGTDAFQETPIVEVTRSITKHNYLVLDVDDIPRIVSEAFFLASSGRPGPVLIDVPKDIQQQLAVPKWNHSLRLPGYLSRLPKAPAEAHLEQIVRLVSESKKPVLYVGGGCLNSSEELKRFVELTGIPVASTLMGLGAFPISDELSLQMLGMHGTVYANYAVDKSDLLLAFGVRFDDRVTGKLEAFASRAKIVHIDIDSAEIGKNKQPHVSVCSDVKLALQGINKILETTGAKLNLDYSEWRQELNEQKLKFPLSYKTFGEAIPPQYAIQVLDELTGGNAIISTGVGQHQMWAAQFYKYKKPRQWLTSGGLGAMGFGLPAAIGAAVANPEAVVVDIDGDGSFIMNVQELATIRVENLPVKILLLNNQHLGMVVQWEDRFYKANRAHTYLGDPSNESEIFPNMLKFAEACGIPAARVTKKEDLKAAIQKMLDTPGPYLLDVIVPHQEHVLPMIPSGGAFKDVITEGDGRTQY from the coding sequence ATGGCGGCTGCCACTTCGAACTCCGCTTTGCCTAAGCTTTCTACGTTAACTTCGTCCTTCAAATCTTCCATACCCATTTCCAAATCCAGCCTTCCCTTCTCCACAACCCCTCAAAAGCCCACCCCTTACCGCTCCTTCGACGTTTCCTGCTCTCTTTCTCATGCAAGCTCCAACCCCAGATCCGCTGCCGCATCCGTTACCCAAAAAACTGCTCCTCCCCATTATTTCATTTCCAGGTATGCGGATGATGAGCCCCGGAAAGGCGCTGATATCCTGGTGGAAGCCCTGGAACGTGAAGGGGTCAAGGATGTGTTTGCCTACCCAGGTGGAGCTTCAATGGAGATCCACCAGGCTTTAACCCGCTCAAAAATCATCCGAAATGTCCTTCCGCGACACGAGCAAGGTGGGGTCTTTGCCGCCGAGGGTTACGCGCGCTCCTCTGGCATTCCCGGCGTTTGCATTGCGACGTCTGGCCCTGGGGCAACCAACTTGGTGAGTGGTCTCGCTGATGCGATGCTCGATAGTATCCCTCTCGTGGCGATCACTGGTCAAGTCCCTCGTCGGATGATCGGTACCGATGCTTTCCAGGAAACTCCAATTGTTGAGGTAACAAGGTCTATTACGAAGCATAATTATCTTGTTCTTGATGTGGATGATATTCCTAGGATTGTTAGTGAGGCTTTCTTTTTAGCTTCATCGGGCAGGCCGGGACCTGTTCTGATTGATGTTCCTAAGGATATACAACAGCAACTTGCTGTtcctaaatggaaccattctcTTAGATTGCCAGGGTATTTGTCTAGGTTGCCTAAGGCTCCCGCTGAGGCTCATCTCGAACAGATCGTGAGATTGGTTTCTGAGTCTAAGAAGCCTGTTTTATATGTTGGTGGTGGGTGTTTGAACTCTAGTGAGGAGTTGAAGAGGTTTGTTGAGCTTACAGGGATACCTGTTGCAAGTACTTTGATGGGTCTTGGAGCCTTTCCGATTTCGGATGAGTTGTCGTTACAAATGCTTGGGATGCACGGAACTGTGTATGCCAATTATGCTGTTGATAAGAGTGATTTGTTGCTTGCTTTTGGAGTGAGATTTGATGATAGGGTGACAGGAAAACTTGAGGCTTTTGCCAGCCGGGCAAAGATTGTGCATATCGATATCGACTCTGCTGAGATTGGGAAGAACAAGCAGCCTCATGTGTCAGTGTGTTCCGATGTGAAATTGGCATTGCAGGGGATAAATAAGATATTGGAGACCACGGGAGCTAAGCTGAATCTTGATTATTCGGAATGGAGGCAGGAGTTAAACGAGCAGAAGCTGAAATTCCCTTTGAGTTACAAGACCTTTGGTGAAGCTATTCCACCTCAATATGCAATTCAGGTTCTTGATGAATTAACTGGCGGGAATGCAATTATAAGTACCGGTGTTGGCCAGCATCAAATGTGGGCTGCTCAATTTTACAAGTATAAGAAGCCTCGTCAATGGTTAACGTCTGGGGGATTGGGTGCTATGGGATTTGGATTGCCTGCTGCTATTGGAGCTGCTGTTGCAAACCCGGAGGCAGTTGTTGTAGACATCGACGGTGATGGAAGTTTTATCATGAACGTGCAAGAGTTGGCGACTATCCGTGTGGAAAATCTTCCGGTTAAGATATTATTGTTGAATAATCAGCATTTGGGTATGGTTGTTCAATGGGAGGACCGGTTTTACAAGGCAAACAGGGCTCATACATACTTGGGAGACCCATCCAACGAGTCGGAAATATTCCcaaatatgttgaaatttgcTGAAGCATGCGGGATACCAGCTGCCCGGGTGACGAAGAAAGAAGATCTCAAAGCAGCAATTCAGAAAATGTTGGACACTCCTGGACCTTACTTGTTGGATGTGATTGTCCCACATCAAGAACATGTCCTGCCTATGATCCCCAGTGGAGGCGCTTTCAAAGATGTGATCACAGAGGGTGATGGAAGAACACAATATTGA